The nucleotide sequence ATCGGAATGGGGAATATCGAGATCTTAATGGGTAAACATTCTTCGCTCTCCATTGCCGACTTTCTTTCAGGCAAATCCTCGATGGAAGAAGTTATTTTTCAGGGTCCGCACGGCGTCGAGTATATTTCAGGCGGTACAGGCTTAAGCCAATTAGTCAGGATGGACCGTAATAGCGTCGAATATTTTACCTCAAGCTTAAGTGAAGTACTAAGAAAGTATGATTATCTTATTTTCGATATGGGAGCCGGATTGAACGAGGAAACTTTATCGATCCTTCTGTCTGTAAACGAGATATTCGTCATCACAACGACAGAACCAACTTCATTGATGGATGCGTACGCCACTATGAAATACATCCACCTTGCAGATTCAGAATTGCCTTTCTATTTAGTAGTCAACAGGGCTGGTTCTGTCAAGGAGGGCAATGACACGATGGCAAGGCTTGAGGATGTTCTTGTGAAATTTTTAGGCAGGACGCCTACCAAGCTTGGAATGCTCCCAGATGATAAAACTGTCCAGGAAGCCGTAAAACGCCAGATCCCTTTTACAATGTTCAATGAGAGGTCACAAGCTTCCAAAGGAATGGCAGCAATTATCGAAAAATATATCAAT is from Mesobacillus boroniphilus and encodes:
- a CDS encoding MinD/ParA family protein yields the protein MNDQAEKLRNRLKMNTPANEAKTLAVVSGKGGVGKSNFSLNFSISLAKKGFKVLLFDLDIGMGNIEILMGKHSSLSIADFLSGKSSMEEVIFQGPHGVEYISGGTGLSQLVRMDRNSVEYFTSSLSEVLRKYDYLIFDMGAGLNEETLSILLSVNEIFVITTTEPTSLMDAYATMKYIHLADSELPFYLVVNRAGSVKEGNDTMARLEDVLVKFLGRTPTKLGMLPDDKTVQEAVKRQIPFTMFNERSQASKGMAAIIEKYINKESYNAEKRDNRSFTARLKQFLFER